One part of the Eublepharis macularius isolate TG4126 chromosome 16, MPM_Emac_v1.0, whole genome shotgun sequence genome encodes these proteins:
- the TSPO gene encoding translocator protein: protein MEEAQSWAPLVGFVLLPHAGSMWGARITKKELPTWYESLEKPSWHPPNWTFAPIWGSLYSSMGYGSYLVWRELGGFNDKSMVPLGLYAGQLALNWSWTPIFFGNHKIGWGLVTLLLTTGAATATTTVWYHVNKTAAYLMYPYLAWLTFASVLNYRLWKGNRDKKHP, encoded by the exons ATGGAAGAGGCACAGTCCTGGGCCCCACTTGTTGGTTTCGTGCTCTTGCCCCATGCAGGAAGCATGTGGGGAGCTCGCATTACCAAGAAGGAATTGCCTACCTGGTACGAATCCCTCGAGAAGCCATCGTGGCATCCACCTAACTGGACTTTCGCACCTATCTGGGGAAGTTTATATTCATCAATGGG ataTGGCTCGTACCTGGTATGGAGGGAACTGGGAGGCTTCAATGACAAGTCTATGGTTCCACTTGGACTTTATGCTGGACAGCTAGCACTGAACTGGTCGTGGACTCCCATATTCTTTGGAAATCACAAAATAGGATGG GGGCTGGTCACTTTGCTACTTACCACAGGAGCAGCAACAGCTACAACTACAGTCTGGTATCATGTCAACAAAACAGCAGCCTATTTGATGTACCCTTATTTAGCCTGGCTGACTTTTGCTTCAGTGCTAAACTACCGTTTGTGGAAGGGCAACCGTGACAAGAAGCACCCATAA